Within Dictyostelium discoideum AX4 chromosome 4 chromosome, whole genome shotgun sequence, the genomic segment ttaaatcacctCTCGAGTTTGAATCGGTTTGCTGATCATCTTCTGGTGAATTACTACTGAATATTAATTGTTCACCTCTGATAACTttacattttaataattctgtATAACCATTTTTTATCATCCATCCTACTCTAACAATTTCTTCATATCTATAAATCCCATTTCTAAATTCTGATTTTAAACTTGtgaatattaaattttttatatatttatttctaaaaacagaaaaaaataatttttcaatgtcataattattattatgattattattattttcaatctttaatttttttttataacgaAATGGATCATCCAtttatgattttgatttcaaaaaaaaaaaaacaaaattttttttttttttttaagatttttttttttttttgatcaataaaaaataaataataaagaaaaaaaaatctttttaaaaaataaaaaaaaaatgtaataaaaacacaaaaagaaaatttaattttaaacttttttctaaaaattttatacttttttctttttattttttcgttattttttaattttttttttaatttttaatcccataattgtattaattaattgatataaataaaagaaatgatttattgaaatttaaaagttatgACCAAACTCTTAGGATCATTTCTAGAGTATCgtctattaaaattattcatcaataatttttCCTCTTTCACAGCTAGGATGATGATACACACTCACTACACGAAAGCGTGAAACCGTTATTATCGAATGATTcatttattctttattaatattgatgaCCGTCTAATTCAGGGATGAATTGGTTGTGTGGTGGGATTCGTACTGgctctttttttaattaatttaatgaaacaaaaataattttataaaaaaattggtaaatCAGATTTCATCCAATAAAGGCAATAATTAATgatgttattttattaataaaaattattattttcattttttttttttaaattttaaattaaatataataaaaaaaaactaattaatttttgatgatatttcttgattttttttttattttgtgaaaataaaattaaaggaagtaaaaaaataaataattaaaaaaaaaaaaaaaatttttatatattttattttattattttgacaCATTTAtatacacttttttttttttataatatatttttttttttttttaataatttttttttttttttttagttatttttttttttttttctgatgttaataattagtaaaaattaaaattaaataaaatgggtaattatttttttaaacaacaaGAAAAGGAAATGTCAATTGTTGTAGTAAACAAAGAAAGAGAACTTGATGTTTATTTGgtatgtttattttatttttcaaaatttttttttttttcacagtACTATATTGAAACtaactaataatttattaatgtaTAATACAGAACGTCTATGCAAATTCAAGTGATCAATTAATTGGTGAGAAAATTTACAAGAGAGGTGCTATCGAAGAATTAGTTGGTACAAATAGTGGTCATTATTCAATTGTCATTGATAGAAATGGTGAGTAGGATGACGACCAACATCCAGTTGGTATTGAAATCCATTTGGTAATGAAGAGACCATACATTTCCAATGAAACTGGTTTTGGTAGCGCCCCAAGAAACTATATTTcagataaattaattaaaacagtAAAAGTTGGCAAAGCACTTTTATTACAAACAAAAGAATACGTCGAGgctgataattttaaaaaaggtgtCATTCTTGGTCAAcatttcaataatttattttataaattcattcAAGAACAATGTAGTGGTGACATTTACTGGGGTAGAAAGAATAATTGCCATAACTATGCAAGATTTTGCTTAGAATATTTGCATTTATCATGGCCTGATTCTGTTGTATAACCAACCGATGACTATCCATTTTTATtggatgttttaaaaatccaaaaatgTCCATCAATTGCAACAAACCAAACCTCTAatcaaacaaattaaaaaaacaataaacttttattctttattattatttttttttttcataaaatgatatcatttatcattaaatataataatattatattatttaatttattttatttattttaaaatcttttaaatgatGTTTAAGGTAGTTTTTCACACATTTTATATATGATTGTTTaaagttaaataaaattttattggtatggtgtttgtatttattgtgtttttttttgcttgTATGTGTGGAAACTCTGCCAACTAGGTTGGAAcgaaaaatttgaaatggaTCGAATTGAacaagtttttttaatattcaaaaaagGAATTAAAAAGTTTTGCCAGTATTAAAAAAGGCAAAAAACAGATAAATGACAttgttatttgtttatttaatactattttattttaatattgaaaaaccTATTTGGTTGGGTTCTTTTCCAAATACTTTTTCAAAGTAAGATGTTAATGTATAATTATTAGATGatgattgattttttaaagtttcttCAAATCTAGAAAGATTtggttcaaattttaaatctttaattataaaatcaataatgtCAATATATCCATattgaaaagaaatataGAAATCACCTTCAAAATCCATTGTTTCAAAATAATCTTTaaggttttttaaaatattaaggTTTCCATAAATTCGAGCAGCATTTTTAAGTGCCCTAATTAATTCAATGAAAAGTTCTTTTGGTCTTGTTTGTTGTGTTTGatcattttgttgttgtagttgttgtcttgaatttattaaaaattcaattgttgATATATCATTTCTTTTAACGATTTCAAAAATTGTATAAATTTCAACAAATCTAACACATCCATTTTCTGAAAATATCATTTCTttcattttatcaaattgaccatttaaataatagcaAGTAAATAAtccttcattatcatcagttttaattttatgaggataattttttaaaacatgaTAATGGCATTCAACTTTTGGACAAATATATCTTAAACTTTCaattttactattttcaatacaatctattaatttatttaaagttgaaacttgaatttcttcatttgattttcttgTAAATTGTTGACCAATGtatgtatttaaattaatattatttttgaaatcattaaaattttcaatcataaaattaatatcacattttgaaattgaaatattttcttgaccagaaaataatgaatattgttgataataataatttttaaaatggtttgcaattttataatttgaaatgatttgATCGAAACAAAGTGAATTTTCAGTTGGTTTAGAAAGTTTTTCAAgttgatttttaatataatcaaACATCAAtggtgatttaattgattcaatcaCTGATGTATTAAAATTTAGTGGATGAAGACTCTCAAATACCATCTTAACCAACTCAATATCATCTGATAATATGACCTCTTTAATTAAGtctattttaatattaccagAAAAGTGAGCTGGAATTTGTTCGATTGCATCTTTATAAtattgatgaattaattctttttgatttttaacaaaacaaaatttacTATCTGGAAATTTACCAATTTGTACTTTTTCAAATGgatttttataatcaattttagcaaaagaagaaaatttttcaatttgtattttttcatgatttttataatcaCTACTAATAAAAGCAAAAGGTGAAGAAATTTTTTCAAGATAAAATATACCAAACATATTTGGATGAAGACATGAACTAGGTTGtgattttaaatcttcattTGATATCATTTTGCTattgtatttaaatttatgaaataaaaaattttcaattatactttcttttttaaaaatgtgtATTATTGCCAtttcataaatttttttaactcTTTTATCATTTGACTTGAATTCACCGATTTTTGTTGATAACTCTTGTTCtgtaaatgattttgaaattttatttaattcatctagatttttaaaacttttaaaacttttaatttcatttatatattttattacttggttttgattatttttcatttgatcattttttaaagataatgTAAATggattgttatttttattattattattattactattgttgtcATTCAAAATTGATTCCAGTTTTGATTTAtatgaatcattatttaaaatatttagtaGTAAAATTGTTTTACATAAACCtattattaaagataaagGATAAGAGAATGCATAAAGTTGAATACAAagttttgtattttttgaatttaatgattcattTGGTGTTTCGTTGATAAATTGtggtattttaatttcttcaattaaaaattcaatcttttcattaaaattattattatctttagtgaaataaatattttcagGTACAAATACGGTTTCAGACCATATACTATTTAATTGTGATTCtgtaatttcatcatttgatttaaataattgattgaaaatatattgtGCAACTTTTAATGACCCAATTGCAATagcatttttaaaaaagttgaatGATAACtttttaccatttgaataataataatattcattaaTTACTTTAATTGATGCCACATTATCATAAACCAATgacaaatatttaatttctcttaatgattttaattttttatttttaataccatcatcgtcatcattgtcatcatcattaatttctttttcttgatttttttgattttgttctggtaattgaaaatataatttataatttttaaataaatttttaaaaaattcttcatcatctttgaaaacattgaaaattgatgatttataataaactcttttttttttaaattttttaacatCTAATTTATCTCTTGATAAATTTATAGGTAAATAAGTGTTATCGAAATCACCTCTCAATTTTGAATCATAATAAGTTTGTGGACCATCTTCTGGTGAATTACTACTGAATATTAATTGTTCACCTCTGATAACTttacattttaataattctgtATAACCATTTTTTATCATCCATCCCACTCTAACAATTTCTTCATATCTATAAATCCCATTTCTAAATTCTGATTTTAAACTTGtgaatattaaattttttatatatttatttctaaaaacagaaaaaaataatttttcaatattgttattattattttcaatttttaatttttttttataacgaAATGGATCATCCAtttatgatttattaataatttaaaaaaaaaaaaaaaaaaaacaataaaaaaaaaaaacttttttaataaaaaaaacttaatttaataaagaaaaaaaaaaataaagaaataataaagaaaaaaaacccttaatttgaaaaaaaaaaaaattttaaaaaaaaaaaaaaaaaaatggaggGAAAAAAATTaggttttcattttttttttttttttttttttaatcccataatttctttaattaatttatataaataaaacaaatgttttattgaaatttaaaagttatgACCAAACTCTTAGGATCATTTCTAGAGTATCgtctattaaaattattcatcaataatttttCCTCTTTCACAGCTAGGATGATGATACACACTCACTACACGAAAGCGTGAAACCGTTATTATCGAATGATTcatttattctttattaacATTGATGACCGTCTAATTCAGGGATGAATTGGTTGTGTGGTGGGATTCGTACTGgctctttttttaattaatttaatgaaaaaaaaaatgaatttaaaattctttaaccAATAAACCagattttattcttttaaggcaataaaaatttaattatttttttaaatggttcCTGATTAatacatattaaaaaaaaaaaaaaaaaaaaaaaaattataattattatatcatataaataatttttttttttttttttttttttaatttaaataatttcaattatcatgatatttaattttaaattttttttttttattattttatttttttacttccattaattttaatttcaacaaaACAAAGCAAAACCAAAAATAGACGAAAAGAAATCACACAAATTTgtgtttataaaaaaaaaaaataaaaaaaaaaaaatcttttttatttttattttttattttttaattttttttaaaaaaaaattttaaatttttcagaCGAGCATTTTTGACtcatctattttttttttattttttttaaaatttaatttttttttttttttcccttttcttttttttttcttttattaattatttattgtgtTTCATTGTTTATAACAATaccaatataaaatttaaataataataataataatagtaatataaataaaattaaaatagagAATAAGATTAGActgtaaaataaaacaataaaaaaaaagaagaaatcaTGGGTAAAAGTAATACGATAGTATTATCCAATGAAAAGGATATACAATTAAGAATTCAACAATTagaagaaagaaaagagaaaagaaagaatgttaaacttttatttagtccaattaaaacaacaaaatactttttatatattttaaaagataccCTTGTCAGTGGAATTCGATATTTTCAAACTAGACCATTcttattattctttattgCATTATTTGCATCATTAACTTTTATTGCAGTTTATGTACCAGGTGAACATCAAAaggtaaataaataacaacaataataataataataatagtaatgctatatatatatgtatattaaaattttaatatattattttttttattttttttatcaaaagtATATGGGTAAATATTCAGATTTAATTTCAGATTGTATTTGGTGGGTTGGGTTAGGtgtattatcatcaattggATTAGGAACAGGATTACATACATTTGTATTATATTTAGGACCACATATTGCCAAGGTAACATTGGCAGCAACCGAGTGGAATAGCGTAAATTTCAATGTTTATGGTGCCAATAGTTTTATTCAACCAGCAACAGCAATGATTGGTGGTGTTTCATTTTGGATGATTTTACAAAAAGTGCAATGGGCAGCACTATTTTGGGGTGCAGGTACAGCCATTGGTGAATTACCTCCATACTTTGTCGCTCGTACTGCAAGATTAAAAGGTTTGAAATTAGAACAAGAAAAGAAACtaaaagaacaacaagaaaaacCAATCGATGAAAAAGATCAACCAAAGAAAGGTCTTTTAGAAAGATTATCTGAAAAAGTTCCAGCTTTAATTGGTAATCTTGGTTTCTTTGGTATTTTAGCTTTTGCTTctgtatgttttttttacttttttttttttttttcatcaccaatcatccattttatattaatattaatattaataataataataataataataataataataattattgtttttatttatttagataCCAAAtccattatttgatttagCAGGTATTACATGTGGTCACTTTTTAGTACCATTTTGGAAATTCTTTGGTGCAACATTCATTGGTAAAGCAGTTGTTAAAGCACATATTCAAGCATGTTTTGTAATTTTAGCTTTTAATATGGAAACACTTACAATggttatttcttttattgaAGATAAAATTCCATtccttaaaaataaaattcaaccaattttagaaaaagaaagacaaaaattaaattcaactgTATCAGCAAATTCACCAGtaagttattttttatttttttattttttttttttgatcactttaaaatctaaaaaatatctacaaatactaatatattaattttttttttttttttttttttaaaaaaaaatatagaaaaGTTTAGTAGGACTTGCTTGGGAttgtgttttatttttaatgatttcttATTTCTTAATGTCAATTGTTGACTCAAGTGTTCAAGAATATCTTAtcgaaaaagataataaaaagattgaaTTATTGAAATCAAAACTcgaaaaacaacaaccaaaagaaactaaaaaaacaaaataaagattttaaataaattatcattctttttattatatattaaaaaaaaaaaaaaaaaaaaaaaaaaatctaattttaaatatctatttttatttttttactttttttttttattactatttttactattattattatttttattattaattattattaattattatttttatattacaaAAAATTTACATTATTGGGAAGAAGACAGTTAAAGaatgaatatttaataaagcaTCA encodes:
- the vmp1 gene encoding TMEM49 family protein; translated protein: MGKSNTIVLSNEKDIQLRIQQLEERKEKRKNVKLLFSPIKTTKYFLYILKDTLVSGIRYFQTRPFLLFFIALFASLTFIAVYVPGEHQKYMGKYSDLISDCIWWVGLGVLSSIGLGTGLHTFVLYLGPHIAKVTLAATEWNSVNFNVYGANSFIQPATAMIGGVSFWMILQKVQWAALFWGAGTAIGELPPYFVARTARLKGLKLEQEKKLKEQQEKPIDEKDQPKKGLLERLSEKVPALIGNLGFFGILAFASIPNPLFDLAGITCGHFLVPFWKFFGATFIGKAVVKAHIQACFVILAFNMETLTMVISFIEDKIPFLKNKIQPILEKERQKLNSTVSANSPKSLVGLAWDCVLFLMISYFLMSIVDSSVQEYLIEKDNKKIELLKSKLEKQQPKETKKTK